The Bifidobacterium animalis subsp. animalis ATCC 25527 genome has a segment encoding these proteins:
- a CDS encoding oleate hydratase produces MYYSAGNFEAFAHPKKPEGIENKSAYIIGTGLAALTAAFYLVRDAQMPGKSIHVFDKDVVPGGALDGAFIKGEGYVMRGGREMDNHFEVMWDVYRDVPSIEDPKVSMLDHYYWLNKEDPNYSKCRATKARGHNAHTDNRFNLSDKGCMEILKLYLASEDELANKKITDYFDDEVLNSNFWLYWRTMFAFENWDSALEMHRYIHRFIHHIGGLPDFSALRFTRYNQYESMILPLMNYLKAHDVQFHMGTAVDDVTFAVSEHENGPARNVFTNVSMDEAQRAQAENGAFPRNPYSTPNKKVAKTLVVTDLAKNERKTIELTENDFVFITNGGLVESTTEGDQNTPAGFDPTLKPGNGWDMWNRIAAVDPSFGHPEKFIYDPNLTKWMSATATTLDDTIPAYIEKITGRSPFGGHTVTGGIVTVEDSNWLMSWTVNRQQQFRDQPKDMISAWIYGLFPDKPGNYIRKPMQDCTGMEICEEWLYHMGVPEDQIEELAKNHCNTVPVMMPYVDAFFMPRELGDRPDVVPDGAVNFAFIGQFAEEPRDTIFTTEYSMRTGMEAVYTLCDVDRGVPEVWNSEYDVRDMLNAAVKLRDGQPLTTFGRNNVERKAIAFALGRTKGTYIYDMLKVYGAIVDPKHPVDMKPGMRFDESFNEADEQRLMQHAKEAEAEAFAAPGSKDTPVAADTVDPVAPAAAPDGVLEPGENDSTK; encoded by the coding sequence ATGTACTATTCGGCAGGCAATTTCGAGGCGTTCGCGCACCCGAAGAAGCCGGAGGGCATTGAGAACAAGAGCGCGTACATCATCGGCACGGGACTGGCGGCGCTCACCGCTGCGTTCTATCTCGTGCGCGATGCGCAGATGCCGGGCAAGAGCATCCACGTGTTCGACAAGGACGTGGTTCCCGGCGGTGCGCTCGATGGCGCGTTCATCAAGGGCGAGGGCTACGTCATGCGCGGTGGCCGCGAAATGGACAATCATTTTGAGGTCATGTGGGACGTCTACCGCGATGTGCCGAGCATCGAAGACCCGAAGGTGTCGATGCTCGACCACTACTACTGGCTCAACAAGGAGGACCCGAACTATTCGAAGTGCCGCGCCACCAAGGCACGTGGCCACAATGCGCACACCGACAACAGGTTCAATCTCTCCGACAAGGGGTGCATGGAGATCCTCAAGCTCTACCTCGCCTCCGAGGACGAGCTCGCCAACAAGAAGATCACCGACTACTTCGACGACGAAGTGCTCAATTCGAATTTCTGGCTGTACTGGCGCACGATGTTCGCCTTCGAGAACTGGGATTCCGCGCTCGAGATGCATCGCTACATCCACCGTTTCATCCATCACATCGGTGGCCTGCCCGACTTCTCGGCATTGCGGTTCACGCGATACAACCAGTATGAGTCGATGATCCTGCCGCTCATGAACTACCTCAAGGCGCACGACGTGCAGTTCCATATGGGCACCGCAGTCGACGACGTCACCTTCGCCGTCAGCGAGCACGAGAACGGCCCGGCCCGCAATGTGTTCACCAACGTGTCAATGGACGAGGCCCAACGCGCCCAAGCAGAGAACGGCGCATTCCCACGCAACCCGTACAGCACGCCGAACAAGAAGGTGGCCAAGACGCTTGTGGTCACCGATCTGGCGAAGAACGAGCGCAAGACAATCGAACTCACCGAGAACGACTTCGTGTTCATCACCAACGGCGGCCTGGTGGAGTCGACCACCGAGGGCGACCAGAACACGCCGGCCGGCTTCGATCCGACGCTCAAGCCGGGCAACGGGTGGGACATGTGGAATCGCATTGCCGCGGTCGACCCGAGCTTCGGTCACCCGGAGAAGTTCATCTACGATCCGAACCTCACCAAGTGGATGAGCGCCACGGCCACCACGCTTGACGACACGATTCCGGCCTACATCGAGAAGATCACCGGACGCTCACCGTTCGGCGGCCACACCGTTACCGGCGGCATTGTGACCGTGGAGGATTCGAACTGGCTGATGAGCTGGACCGTGAACCGGCAGCAGCAGTTCCGCGACCAGCCGAAGGACATGATCTCGGCATGGATCTACGGCTTGTTCCCCGACAAGCCAGGCAACTACATTCGCAAGCCGATGCAGGACTGCACCGGCATGGAGATCTGCGAGGAATGGCTCTACCACATGGGAGTGCCCGAGGACCAGATCGAGGAGCTCGCGAAGAACCATTGCAATACGGTGCCGGTCATGATGCCGTATGTCGACGCGTTCTTCATGCCGCGCGAACTCGGTGACCGCCCCGACGTCGTGCCGGATGGTGCCGTCAACTTCGCGTTCATCGGTCAGTTCGCCGAGGAGCCACGTGACACGATCTTCACCACGGAATACTCGATGCGCACCGGCATGGAGGCCGTGTACACGCTGTGCGATGTGGATCGTGGCGTGCCCGAGGTGTGGAACAGCGAATACGACGTGCGTGACATGCTCAACGCGGCCGTCAAGCTGCGCGACGGCCAACCACTCACCACCTTCGGACGCAACAATGTGGAACGCAAGGCGATCGCGTTTGCGCTGGGGCGTACCAAGGGCACGTACATCTACGACATGCTCAAGGTGTATGGCGCCATCGTCGACCCGAAGCACCCGGTGGACATGAAGCCCGGCATGCGGTTCGACGAGTCGTTCAATGAAGCGGATGAGCAGCGTCTGATGCAGCATGCCAAGGAGGCCGAGGCCGAGGCATTTGCCGCCCCGGGGTCGAAGGACACACCTGTGGCCGCCGACACGGTCGATCCCGTTGCGCCTGCCGCTGCACCTGATGGTGTTCTTGAACCAGGGGAGAATGATTCGACGAAATGA
- a CDS encoding C40 family peptidase, producing MKRSISIAAAVVAASLALTGIAPAANAADSQSGSSYVVSTRSFPKVNVAKANFFAEATSTEVDKDSNWGGLGSMDVPQTKSTAEKEAESRAQTEKEAAEQRAQQEAAAQAAREQAAAASRDQARESLTEANANATQQEAAPAAQAAAAPSVPTSKNGAAIASYAQKFIGAPYVLGGTTPSGWDCSGFVMYVFSQFGINLPRTSGAQAGVGTAVPSLAEAQPGDIIANANHAAIYIGNGMIVNALNPAQGTQVTNLSAFGGAAYSIRRVL from the coding sequence ATGAAGCGTTCTATTTCGATTGCCGCCGCTGTAGTTGCAGCCTCGCTTGCGCTCACCGGCATCGCGCCGGCCGCAAACGCCGCCGACTCCCAGTCGGGCTCGAGCTACGTCGTATCGACCCGTTCGTTCCCGAAGGTGAACGTGGCCAAGGCGAACTTCTTCGCCGAGGCGACCTCCACGGAAGTCGACAAGGACTCCAACTGGGGCGGTCTGGGTTCAATGGATGTTCCACAGACAAAATCCACGGCAGAGAAGGAAGCGGAATCCCGCGCCCAAACCGAGAAGGAAGCTGCTGAGCAGCGTGCGCAGCAGGAGGCCGCCGCACAGGCGGCACGTGAGCAGGCCGCGGCCGCAAGCCGTGACCAGGCGCGTGAATCCCTCACCGAAGCCAACGCCAACGCCACTCAGCAGGAGGCCGCTCCGGCCGCGCAGGCAGCAGCTGCCCCATCCGTGCCCACCAGCAAGAACGGTGCAGCCATCGCCTCCTATGCCCAGAAGTTCATCGGGGCCCCCTATGTATTGGGTGGCACCACTCCGAGCGGCTGGGATTGCTCTGGATTCGTCATGTATGTCTTCTCCCAGTTCGGCATTAATCTGCCGCGCACCTCGGGCGCCCAGGCCGGTGTCGGAACCGCCGTTCCGAGCCTCGCCGAGGCCCAGCCGGGCGACATCATCGCGAATGCCAACCATGCCGCCATCTATATTGGCAATGGCATGATCGTCAACGCGTTGAACCCGGCGCAGGGTACGCAGGTCACCAATCTCTCGGCATTCGGTGGTGCTGCCTACAGCATCCGTCGAGTTCTGTGA
- a CDS encoding CHAP domain-containing protein, producing MRHAAPKAHKGLGAKSLTNSLFASRMGSHSAQGVRAKQAAAGDAQALAIDENLAAKLNEVAPLTRKAIRQTAKAAQRKHNILTSVSLATLVGTAATSMAFMKGEGSTVLAAEDPTETTQVRRIADGSASRSDTREALDRTTATSETATAASEVSSSSAKVNVTIDNGKTVSTTNAGKWGIGGDNSIADANALSRALANNPKVADLMDEHQSQLPQGFDGNHETGDRGNAYPYGQCTWWAYERRAQLGLNTGSHFGNAGSWAISAGSMGYWVDNTPRNTGDALVFSPGQEGASGVYGHVAVVEKVNPDGSIEISESNVQGVGVISHRTFTSAQAKNFQYIHF from the coding sequence ATGAGGCATGCAGCCCCGAAAGCCCACAAGGGATTAGGTGCAAAAAGCCTAACGAACTCTCTGTTCGCGTCGCGTATGGGCTCGCATTCCGCACAGGGTGTGCGGGCGAAGCAGGCGGCGGCAGGTGACGCGCAGGCGCTGGCGATCGACGAGAATCTGGCAGCCAAGCTCAACGAAGTCGCACCGCTGACCCGCAAGGCGATTCGCCAGACCGCCAAGGCGGCCCAGCGCAAACATAACATTCTCACCTCCGTCTCGTTGGCGACATTGGTGGGAACGGCGGCGACGTCGATGGCCTTCATGAAGGGCGAGGGCTCCACGGTGCTGGCGGCCGAGGACCCGACCGAGACCACGCAGGTGCGCCGCATCGCCGACGGCTCCGCTTCGCGCTCCGATACGCGTGAGGCTCTGGACCGCACCACCGCAACCAGCGAAACGGCTACCGCGGCCTCCGAAGTCAGCTCGTCGTCCGCCAAGGTGAATGTCACCATCGACAACGGCAAGACCGTCTCCACCACCAATGCAGGCAAGTGGGGGATCGGCGGCGACAACTCGATCGCCGATGCGAACGCGCTTTCCCGCGCACTCGCCAACAACCCGAAGGTCGCCGACCTCATGGACGAGCATCAGAGCCAGCTGCCGCAAGGCTTCGACGGCAACCACGAGACCGGCGATCGCGGCAATGCATACCCGTATGGCCAGTGCACGTGGTGGGCGTATGAGCGTCGTGCACAGCTCGGTCTCAACACCGGCTCACACTTCGGCAATGCGGGCTCCTGGGCCATATCCGCAGGTTCCATGGGCTATTGGGTCGACAACACGCCACGCAACACCGGCGACGCGCTCGTGTTCTCGCCGGGTCAGGAAGGCGCCTCGGGGGTCTACGGCCACGTCGCTGTGGTGGAGAAGGTGAATCCCGACGGATCCATCGAGATCTCCGAATCCAATGTACAGGGCGTCGGCGTGATCTCGCATCGCACCTTCACCTCGGCGCAGGCCAAGAATTTCCAGTACATCCACTTCTAA
- the manA gene encoding mannose-6-phosphate isomerase, class I gives MYAIRPVPKHYAWGSHRTLQHVFHLGEHETQQPLAEMWFSGHAQSPSPIMVDGVEQPLTSMIERNPIDMVGRRGSEEFGPVLPYLFKLICATEPLSLQVHPVAFQARAGFNEENRAGIPLNAPERSFKDINAKSEMVVALEPFLAAVGFSTRTFALRNLGLLRLPVAQRMVEALNSTATQSAGESFSAADEMMPIASAVWSPARKRLFRAFHAAITAQETDPQELLDDLQHARSLTEHTRNDLAFDFAIRAAKAFPGDTSALALLMMNPVSLEEGQSVFLPTGTPHAYIYGTAAEIMTNSDNVLRAGLTMKHKDIVNLLQCLDCRTSTPVDPSNSQIATMLMRDLAFYKPNVSEYMLAYGQVDVQHEPWPVINALAKRYDSLVRQISGHTPFPHSGPRVVVCTQGSVQVISEADSRVLHQGDAVFVPASDGWAHVEAVIDGEGEPQGKYLVASTPF, from the coding sequence GTGTACGCTATTCGCCCTGTTCCCAAACACTATGCCTGGGGCTCGCACCGAACACTGCAGCATGTGTTCCATCTGGGTGAACACGAAACACAGCAGCCGCTTGCCGAGATGTGGTTCAGCGGGCATGCCCAGTCGCCGTCGCCGATAATGGTGGATGGCGTCGAACAGCCGCTCACGTCGATGATCGAGCGCAATCCCATTGACATGGTGGGTCGGCGCGGCTCGGAGGAATTCGGCCCGGTGCTCCCCTATCTGTTCAAACTGATCTGCGCCACCGAACCGCTCTCGCTGCAGGTGCACCCGGTGGCCTTTCAGGCGCGCGCGGGGTTCAACGAGGAGAACCGCGCAGGCATACCACTCAACGCCCCCGAACGTTCGTTCAAAGACATCAATGCGAAAAGCGAGATGGTGGTGGCACTCGAACCATTCCTCGCGGCAGTAGGATTCTCCACGCGCACATTCGCGCTACGGAATCTGGGATTGCTCAGGCTGCCGGTGGCGCAACGCATGGTGGAGGCGCTCAACTCGACCGCCACGCAGTCGGCAGGCGAATCATTTTCCGCAGCGGACGAGATGATGCCCATCGCCTCCGCCGTATGGTCACCGGCGAGAAAACGACTGTTCCGCGCATTCCATGCGGCGATCACGGCGCAGGAAACAGATCCGCAGGAACTCCTCGACGATCTGCAGCATGCGCGCTCACTCACCGAACACACGCGCAACGATCTCGCATTCGACTTCGCGATTCGCGCGGCCAAGGCGTTCCCGGGAGACACGAGCGCGCTCGCACTGCTCATGATGAACCCGGTGAGTCTCGAGGAGGGCCAGTCGGTGTTCCTGCCCACCGGCACCCCGCACGCCTATATATATGGTACGGCGGCGGAGATCATGACGAATTCGGACAACGTGCTGCGCGCAGGACTCACCATGAAGCACAAAGACATCGTGAATCTGCTGCAATGCCTAGACTGCCGCACCAGCACGCCGGTGGATCCGTCGAACTCGCAGATCGCCACGATGCTGATGCGAGACCTCGCCTTCTACAAACCGAACGTGAGCGAGTACATGCTCGCCTACGGGCAGGTGGATGTGCAGCATGAGCCATGGCCGGTGATCAACGCGCTGGCCAAACGCTACGACTCACTGGTGCGGCAGATCAGCGGGCATACGCCGTTCCCGCATTCCGGCCCTCGTGTGGTGGTGTGCACACAAGGGTCGGTGCAGGTGATCAGCGAAGCGGATTCACGCGTGCTGCATCAGGGAGACGCCGTGTTCGTGCCGGCGAGCGACGGATGGGCGCATGTCGAGGCCGTGATCGACGGCGAAGGTGAGCCTCAGGGCAAGTATTTGGTGGCCTCCACGCCGTTCTAG
- a CDS encoding zinc-binding dehydrogenase, translating into MIEQADDHGLDAIKLAEVPIPAVGPGQVLVKVHAVGLNPVDYKLAGGGDPDWSFPHTLGLDVAGEIAAIGPDVSEDWHLGMRVAGHGDLRYDGCFAEYVASPVYELARIPDDVSYTTAAGLLCSALTAYQTINRKPNLNNVHTALIHGGSGAVGGIAVQLAKMHGLTVFTTCSTAKVDYVRKHLDVDAVIDYRKEDVTERIGELTDGLGVDLVVDTVGGAEAEKDFDRLAYNGQLVTIVGVPNIDGDDMFGRGLSMAVVNLGGAHGSGDPRQQNDLGTMATDVFEMASQGRLDPLIERILPFDELVDGLKTLAAGKVTGKLVVSLDI; encoded by the coding sequence GTGATTGAGCAGGCGGACGACCATGGTCTTGACGCCATCAAGCTCGCCGAAGTGCCGATTCCGGCAGTTGGGCCGGGGCAGGTGCTTGTCAAGGTGCATGCGGTTGGCCTGAATCCGGTGGATTACAAGCTGGCGGGAGGCGGTGACCCGGACTGGTCGTTCCCGCATACGCTGGGCCTTGACGTGGCCGGTGAAATCGCCGCCATCGGGCCGGATGTCTCCGAGGACTGGCATCTGGGCATGCGCGTCGCCGGACATGGCGACCTGCGCTACGATGGCTGCTTCGCCGAGTACGTCGCCTCCCCTGTGTACGAGCTGGCCCGCATCCCGGACGACGTGAGCTATACCACCGCCGCCGGCCTGCTGTGCAGCGCGTTGACGGCCTACCAGACGATCAACCGCAAACCGAATCTCAACAATGTGCACACGGCATTGATCCATGGAGGCTCCGGAGCCGTGGGCGGCATTGCCGTCCAGCTCGCCAAGATGCATGGCCTCACGGTGTTCACCACCTGCTCCACCGCCAAGGTGGACTATGTGCGCAAACATCTCGATGTGGATGCGGTCATCGACTACCGCAAGGAGGATGTGACCGAACGCATAGGCGAACTCACCGACGGGCTCGGCGTCGATCTCGTGGTGGACACGGTGGGCGGCGCGGAGGCCGAGAAGGACTTCGACCGACTGGCCTACAACGGTCAGCTCGTCACCATTGTGGGCGTGCCGAACATCGACGGCGACGACATGTTCGGCCGTGGACTGAGCATGGCGGTCGTCAATCTCGGCGGTGCGCATGGCTCCGGCGATCCGCGTCAGCAGAACGACCTGGGCACAATGGCCACCGACGTGTTTGAGATGGCATCGCAGGGCCGTCTCGATCCGCTCATCGAGAGGATTCTGCCGTTCGACGAGTTGGTGGATGGGTTGAAGACGCTCGCCGCCGGCAAAGTGACCGGCAAGCTGGTCGTTTCGCTCGACATCTAG
- a CDS encoding universal stress protein: protein MNDNTILVGVDGSHASYKATWWAANYAKHMGLSLQIVCAYSLPSYAAVSFDATYTSMGDDNAAHNDAQEILSKAKAIADEQGVDAQTLIVTGDPSSVFVELSRNYNLIVIGNRGKGGLAERLLGTTSSSLPAYAYCPIVVVPYTDDKDNLLHLNNVITKVAVGSDDTKWGLRALQIAADFAASWGAELDVITVVPGTTNLDDPAEKQKFEDVLDARLESIRTTHPDLKIRKSIVSGRAVETLTKASHTHDIVVVGSCGRGGLTGLLLNSTSQGLLQHSASPVYVVPRKFVEAEEQRVKTGTASGTEAAEVTSLEEFVREVPVERASEETERQIEIDIDPKAHEYR from the coding sequence ATGAACGACAACACAATCCTCGTCGGAGTAGACGGTTCACACGCGAGCTACAAGGCGACATGGTGGGCCGCGAACTATGCCAAGCACATGGGACTTTCCTTGCAGATTGTCTGCGCATACTCGCTGCCGAGCTATGCCGCCGTCTCGTTCGACGCCACATACACGTCGATGGGCGACGACAACGCCGCGCACAACGATGCCCAGGAGATTCTGTCGAAGGCCAAGGCAATCGCCGATGAGCAGGGCGTGGATGCGCAGACGCTCATCGTGACGGGCGACCCGTCGTCGGTGTTCGTCGAACTGTCGCGCAACTACAATCTGATCGTCATCGGCAACCGCGGCAAGGGAGGACTGGCGGAGCGTCTGCTCGGCACGACGAGCTCGAGCCTGCCGGCATACGCATACTGCCCGATCGTCGTCGTGCCGTACACCGACGACAAAGACAATCTGCTGCATCTCAACAATGTGATCACCAAGGTGGCCGTTGGGTCCGATGACACGAAGTGGGGCCTGCGCGCACTGCAGATCGCCGCGGATTTCGCCGCGAGCTGGGGCGCCGAGCTGGACGTGATCACCGTGGTGCCGGGCACCACCAATCTCGACGATCCTGCGGAGAAGCAGAAGTTCGAAGATGTGCTCGACGCGCGGCTGGAATCCATCCGCACGACACACCCCGACCTCAAGATTCGCAAATCGATTGTGTCCGGCCGTGCAGTGGAGACGCTCACCAAGGCCAGTCATACGCACGACATCGTGGTGGTCGGTTCCTGCGGCCGTGGAGGTCTCACCGGTCTGCTGCTCAACTCCACCAGCCAGGGGTTGCTCCAGCATTCGGCGTCGCCGGTCTACGTGGTGCCGCGCAAGTTCGTGGAGGCGGAGGAACAGCGTGTGAAGACGGGCACCGCATCGGGAACCGAGGCCGCCGAAGTGACGTCGCTCGAGGAATTCGTGCGCGAGGTACCGGTTGAGCGCGCCAGCGAGGAAACCGAACGCCAGATCGAGATCGACATCGACCCGAAGGCGCACGAGTACCGGTAG
- the phoU gene encoding phosphate signaling complex protein PhoU, producing the protein MRVIFNEGLKAVADDLDHMARDVRDAIRLAGEALLHQDLDAAQTVIDNDASIDDLSTRIMDQCVELLARQNPVATDLRVIVSTMRLATTFERMGDLARHIAESARRTYPNSPVPQNLVPTFAKMQQFLDITGGRLVDMLADRDTAIAEQIIRDDDQLDDLHLKIMQYADSAEWEGTNEQLINVVLIARFMERLGDHAVSAARRVVFIVSGFDPTKTPSRDEGTDID; encoded by the coding sequence ATGCGCGTGATTTTCAATGAAGGCCTCAAAGCGGTGGCCGACGACCTCGACCATATGGCCCGCGATGTGCGCGACGCCATCCGTCTGGCGGGGGAGGCCCTGCTTCATCAGGATCTCGATGCGGCCCAAACCGTGATCGACAACGATGCGAGCATCGACGACCTTTCCACCCGCATCATGGACCAATGCGTGGAGCTGCTGGCACGCCAGAATCCGGTGGCCACCGACCTGCGCGTCATCGTCTCCACGATGCGCCTGGCCACCACCTTCGAACGTATGGGCGATCTGGCGCGCCATATCGCGGAATCCGCGCGCCGCACCTACCCGAACTCGCCGGTTCCGCAGAATCTGGTGCCCACGTTCGCGAAAATGCAGCAGTTCCTCGACATCACGGGCGGACGCCTCGTCGACATGCTCGCCGACCGCGACACCGCGATAGCGGAGCAGATCATTCGCGACGACGACCAGCTCGACGATCTGCATCTCAAGATCATGCAGTACGCCGACAGCGCCGAATGGGAGGGCACGAACGAGCAGCTCATCAACGTGGTGCTCATCGCACGCTTCATGGAGCGTCTCGGCGACCATGCGGTCTCCGCCGCACGCCGCGTCGTGTTCATCGTCTCCGGCTTCGACCCGACGAAGACGCCGTCGCGAGACGAAGGCACCGACATCGACTGA
- the serC gene encoding phosphoserine transaminase, whose translation MSTITIPQNMLPADGRFGSGPTKIRREQILDLTNAADTLLGTSHRQRPVKQLVESIREGLAEFFSLPAGYEVVLGNGGASAFWDVVCCSLVNRKAACGVYGSFTKKMAASLSSAPFLEEPAVYEGDFGTWRLPELTDGVDAYCWAQNETSTGVAAPVKRIAGSVDQGALTIIDATSGAGALPVDLSQTDAYYFSPQKAFGSEGGLWVAILSPEAIERAEAVKENAAVPGSIRWIPPFLSLTSAISNSRKNQTLNTPAISTLVLMESQIRYLNDNGGLDWAVKRCERSADTVYSWAETSRYASPYVVDKEARSHAVVTVDLIDAVPAAAVLEALRDNGIVDVNGYRALGRNQLRIGVFPSVDPSDVEALTHCIDYVIEHL comes from the coding sequence ATGAGCACTATTACCATTCCGCAAAACATGCTTCCCGCAGACGGCCGTTTCGGCTCGGGCCCCACCAAGATCCGCCGTGAACAGATTCTCGACCTCACCAATGCCGCAGACACGCTGCTGGGCACTTCCCACCGCCAGCGTCCGGTGAAACAGCTCGTCGAATCGATCCGTGAAGGGCTCGCCGAATTCTTCTCGCTCCCCGCAGGCTACGAGGTGGTGCTCGGCAACGGCGGCGCGAGCGCGTTCTGGGATGTCGTGTGCTGCTCGCTCGTCAACCGCAAGGCCGCATGCGGCGTATACGGCTCGTTCACGAAGAAGATGGCCGCCTCCCTCTCCTCGGCTCCGTTCCTCGAGGAACCGGCCGTATATGAGGGCGACTTCGGCACTTGGCGCCTGCCTGAGCTCACCGATGGCGTCGACGCATACTGCTGGGCGCAGAACGAGACCTCCACCGGCGTTGCCGCGCCCGTCAAGCGCATCGCCGGCAGTGTGGACCAAGGCGCGCTGACGATCATCGACGCGACGAGCGGCGCAGGAGCGCTGCCGGTGGACCTGTCGCAGACCGACGCCTACTATTTCTCCCCGCAGAAGGCATTCGGATCCGAGGGCGGCCTGTGGGTGGCGATTCTCTCCCCCGAGGCGATCGAACGTGCCGAGGCGGTCAAGGAGAATGCTGCCGTTCCCGGTTCGATCCGCTGGATTCCGCCGTTCCTCTCGCTCACCTCTGCGATTTCGAATTCCCGCAAGAACCAGACGCTCAACACGCCGGCGATCTCCACGCTCGTGCTCATGGAGAGCCAGATTCGCTATCTCAACGACAACGGCGGTCTTGACTGGGCCGTCAAACGCTGCGAGCGCTCTGCGGACACCGTGTATTCCTGGGCCGAAACGAGCCGCTATGCGAGCCCGTACGTCGTGGATAAGGAGGCCCGCTCGCATGCCGTGGTCACCGTCGACCTCATTGACGCGGTGCCGGCCGCCGCAGTGCTCGAGGCGTTGCGAGACAACGGCATCGTCGACGTGAACGGATACCGCGCGCTGGGACGCAACCAGCTGCGCATCGGAGTCTTCCCGTCGGTCGATCCGTCGGATGTCGAGGCACTCACGCACTGCATTGACTATGTGATCGAACACCTGTAA
- a CDS encoding sensor histidine kinase, which produces MPQFTTTVIAVAFILLAVGAVIGLLVLLYDWLAPLISRTTHGVSLPDSIGDLVSRLRRRRSRDDEDGDDDDDDELDDETAALLSILPAASIVVDDSDDVVRANPAAYRLGIVNDDVIVDSRVLDAVRKVREHGGKTSLEITTSTPKRFALPEPVDAEEDLKTSTVSRPNWLKLVIGRIDEQFVVVLIDDISESVRFSQMRDDFVTNVSEMIIRPSEDLQRLADVLEHGGMSPEQVAQAARDVRRSSAYVDHMVKDLLLLIKAQGDAPNAQSAVLDVREQVEVAVNELLPQARQRGITVSITGKGEPKVRGDATAIRAAIGKLVDNAIEYSPDNANVSVLIETTRDAKDALVRVVDRGTGIPLKEQPRIFERFYRGANQNERTQSGVGLGLAIVKHVAITHHGNVQVWSRPGQGSTFSLVLPLVSESAEEAGEISRRRADGNRDGENAPTQAMRNQSTRHTSR; this is translated from the coding sequence ATGCCACAATTCACAACCACGGTGATCGCCGTCGCGTTCATACTGCTCGCGGTCGGCGCGGTCATAGGTCTGTTGGTGCTGCTCTACGACTGGCTGGCCCCGCTCATCTCCCGCACCACACACGGCGTCTCGCTTCCCGATTCCATCGGCGACCTCGTCTCCAGACTCCGGCGCCGACGCTCGCGTGACGATGAGGACGGCGACGACGATGACGATGACGAGCTCGACGATGAGACCGCCGCGCTGCTGTCGATCCTTCCGGCCGCATCGATTGTGGTAGACGATTCCGACGACGTGGTGCGCGCCAATCCGGCGGCCTACCGTCTGGGCATCGTCAACGACGACGTGATCGTGGATTCGCGCGTGCTCGACGCCGTGCGCAAAGTACGCGAGCACGGCGGCAAGACGTCGCTGGAGATCACCACCTCCACGCCGAAGCGTTTCGCATTGCCCGAACCGGTGGATGCTGAGGAGGACCTGAAAACCAGCACCGTCTCGCGCCCCAACTGGCTCAAACTGGTCATCGGGCGCATCGACGAGCAGTTCGTCGTCGTGCTCATCGACGACATCTCGGAATCGGTGCGGTTCTCGCAGATGCGCGACGACTTCGTGACGAACGTGAGCGAGATGATCATTCGGCCGAGTGAGGATCTGCAACGGCTGGCCGACGTGCTCGAACACGGCGGCATGAGCCCCGAACAGGTCGCGCAGGCGGCCCGCGACGTGCGTCGGTCAAGCGCCTACGTCGATCACATGGTCAAGGATCTGCTGCTGCTCATCAAGGCACAGGGCGATGCTCCGAACGCGCAATCCGCGGTGTTGGATGTGCGCGAACAAGTGGAGGTGGCGGTCAACGAACTCTTGCCGCAAGCCCGTCAACGCGGCATCACGGTGTCCATCACCGGCAAGGGCGAGCCGAAAGTGCGCGGCGACGCCACGGCGATCCGTGCGGCGATCGGCAAGCTCGTCGACAACGCCATCGAATACTCGCCCGACAACGCGAACGTGAGCGTGCTCATCGAAACGACGCGCGACGCCAAGGATGCGTTGGTGCGCGTGGTGGACCGCGGAACGGGAATCCCGCTCAAGGAGCAGCCGCGCATCTTCGAACGGTTCTACCGCGGAGCGAACCAGAACGAGCGCACGCAGTCGGGCGTCGGCCTCGGCCTGGCCATCGTCAAGCATGTGGCCATCACGCACCACGGCAATGTGCAGGTGTGGAGCAGACCTGGGCAGGGCAGCACATTCAGTCTGGTGCTACCGCTCGTGTCCGAGTCTGCAGAGGAGGCCGGCGAAATCAGTCGGCGCCGAGCCGACGGTAATCGCGACGGTGAAAATGCTCCCACACAAGCAATGCGAAACCAATCAACACGCCATACGAGCAGATGA